In one window of Erythrolamprus reginae isolate rEryReg1 chromosome 1, rEryReg1.hap1, whole genome shotgun sequence DNA:
- the LOC139157906 gene encoding vomeronasal type-2 receptor 26-like, translating to MPMLKKKEICLAFTENMKSDFLILTMSKLLCIFKTWSKAEVIVLFGDSSSITNVLTIMNAYKQFTKTPFCKVWILTSHWKVSMMGSEDILKDINPFHGSLHFRDHTGNISEFIYFLLALDPLNPQGDVFLPLWWEFVFGCKIHKSGKIPPKREKQCTGKENLHNLPPYVFETGMSGESYNIYNAIYAVAHALHAMYGSGVRPAMMRLRKKISNVQSWQILYYLKNIQFNNSAGDEIIFSENGLRSPPRFDLINWIFFPNQSFVSMKVGQIDPGAFQGQDFTINSDVIIWAMKKVPFARCGMKRCHAGERRRIPEGEPVCCYQCDACPGGTISNQTDAAHCEPCPEDQYPNKDKDQCIAKNIHFLAYQETLGYTLVSLISSLSMITSAVLIIFLKHHDTPIVKANNRDLTYILLVSLLLCFLCSFFFIGQPRKITCLFQQSAFAILFSLAVSSVLAKTVMVVLAFMATKPGNRIRKLLGKPLTNSIVIVCPLVQAVLCATWLGTSPPFPNLDFHSLFGETIVECNEGSVLMFSAVLAYLGVLALISFTVAFLSRKLPDSFNEAKFITFSMLVFCSVWITFLPTYLSTKGKSMVAVEIFSILASGTALLACIFFPKCYIILLRPHLNCRENIIRNKNL from the exons ATGCCAATGCTCAAGAAGAAGGAGATCTGCCTGGCCTTCACTGAAAACATGAAATCGGATTTTCTTATACTTACAATGTCGAAATTGCTTTGTATTTTCAAAACCTGGTCTAAAGCTGAAGTGATTGTTCTCTTTGGAGACTCCAGTAGTATTACAAATGTACTGACAATAATGAATGCTTACAAACAATTTACAAAGACACCATTTTGTAAAGTCTGGATCTTAACTTCTCATTGGAAGGTTAGCATGATGGGATCTGAAGACATATTGAAAGATATAAATCCCTTCCATGGGTCTCTGCATTTTAGGGACCACACTGGAAATATCTCAGAATTCATCTATTTCCTCCTGGCCTTAGACCCCTTGAACCCCCAAGGAGATGTCTTTCTCCCTCTATggtgggaatttgtctttggctgcAAGATCCATAAATCAGGAAAGATCCCTCCAAAGagggaaaaacaatgtacaggaaAGGAGAATTTACATAATCTGCCACCTTACGTTTTTGAAACAGGAATGTCGGGTGAAAGTTACAATATCTACAATGCCATTTATGCTGTGGCACATGCTTTACATGCAATGTATGGATCAGGAGTACGACCAGCTATGATGAGGCTGAGAAAGAAGATCTCAAATGTCCAGTCCTGGCAG ATTCTTTACTATTTGAAGAACATCCAATTTAACAACAGTGCTGGAGATGAAATCATCTTCTCAGAAAATGGACTGCGTTCTCCTCCTCGCTTTGATCTAATCAACTGGATTTTCTTCCCCAATCAATCTTTTGTCTCCATGAAAGTTGGGCAAATAGATCCCGGGGCCTTCCAAGGACAGGATTTCACCATTAATTCAGACGTAATCATCTGGGCCATGAAG AAGgtgccctttgccaggtgtggcatgaagaggtgccatgcaggagagaggaggagaattCCAGAGGGTGAACCAGTTTGCTGCTACCAATGCGATGCTTGTCCAGGAGGGACCATTTCTAATCAAACAG ATGCCGCTCACTGTGAACCCTGCCCAGAAGACCAATATCCCAACAAGGACAAAGATCAATGCATTGCCAAGAATATTCACTTCCTTGCCTATCAAGAAACCCTGGGATACACTTTAGTTTCTCTCATTTCTTCTCTCTCTATGATCACTTCTGCAGTCCTGATTATTTTCCTTAAACATCATGATACACCGAtcgtcaaagccaacaaccgagatCTCACCTACATCCTTCTAGTGTCCCTACTGTTgtgcttcctctgctcctttttcttcattggtcaacctaGGAAGATCACCTGTCTCTTCCAACAATCCGCCTTTGCCATTCTCTTTTCCCTTGCAGTTTCCTCTGTTTTGGCAAAAACtgtcatggtggttctggccttcatggcTACCAAGCCAGGGAACAGGATAAGGAAACTCTTAGGTAAACCACTGACCAACTCCATTGTCATAGTCTGTCCTCTGGTCCAAGCAGTTCTTTGTGCTACCTGGCTGGGAACCTCTCCCCCATTTCCTAACCTGGACTTCCACTCCTTGTTTGGGGAGACAATCGTGGAATGCAATGAAGGTTCAGTTTTGATGTTTTCTGCTGTCCTTGCCTACCTGGGTGTTTTGGCTCTTATCAGTTTCACAGTGGCCTTTTTATCTAGGAAATTGCCTGAcagctttaatgaagccaagttcattacttttagcatgctggtcttttgcagtgtttggattactttcctccctacctacctgagcaccaaagggaagtccatggtggctgtggagatcttctccatttTGGCCTCTGGAACTGCTCTCTTGGCTTGTATCTTTTTTCCCAAATGTTACATTATACTACTAAGGCCCCATCTTAATTGTAGAGAAAATATAATAAGAAACAAAAATCTATAG